One part of the Solanum dulcamara chromosome 3, daSolDulc1.2, whole genome shotgun sequence genome encodes these proteins:
- the LOC129883676 gene encoding putative F-box/kelch-repeat protein At1g12870, translating into MPPKRTVSQRNADNSEMSQSEVHPSRARGRPVRYAEATQVPTTLPAPTSEIDFRRAIAMLTQLVAAHNGNQSLLTLISSSQESYASMRIRDFLIMNSPVFTGSKAMKVHFEEGILSDIISRLPVQSLLRFKCVSKFWKSLIDQPYFRMKHLNHAKNSQKFLYYQQSLEEDISSIYSCSLSPVQLVEDIQKLDFPLNIEPMFCTMYNCYDGLFLIRAFENIVEQDILLLWNPSTRESIVLPTPEFSVGIFSCLGLRLDLTSGGYKILKIEGNESSNHKVSGEIFTLKSGFWRKIDKHPHVTGNRVSGMDSLAFIHGAFHWIGFYSKNYFVVSFNISHEVYGEISLPEQICFVNTRNIGISILEGMLCAYSNMCHEGEQHF; encoded by the exons atgcctcctaaacgtactgtCAGCCAGAGAAATGCTGATAACTCAGAGATGTCACAATCAGAAGTGCACCCATCAAGGGCTAGGGGTCGACCTGTAAGGTATGCAGAGGCAactcaagtgcctactactctGCCTGCACCAACTTCAGAGATAGATTTTCGaagagcgattgctatgctcactcaattagtggctgcccacAATGGCAACCAGAGTTTGCTAACTCTTatctctagttctcaagagtcgTATGCTTCcatgaggattagagattttctaatAATGAATTCGCCGGTATTCACGGGTTCCAAG GCCATGAAAGTGCACTTTGAAGAGGGCATACTTAGTGACATCATCAGTAGGTTACCTGTGCAGTCTCTTCTTCGGTTCAAATGTGTTTCGAAATTTTGGAAATCGTTGATTGATCAGCCGTATTTTAGGATGAAACATCTCAATCATGCCAAAAATTCTCAGAAATTTCTTTATTACCAACAAAGCCTTGAGGAAGATATCTCTTCCATATACTCTTGTTCTTTATCACCGGTTCAGTTGGTTGAGGATATACAGAAACTGGATTTCCCTTTAAACATTGAACCAATGTTTTGCACAATGTATAATTGTTATGATGGCTTGTTTCTTATCAGAGcttttgaaaatattgttgAGCAAGACATACTTTTGCTGTGGAATCCCTCGACGAGAGAATCAATTGTACTCCCCACTCCAGAATTTTCAGTGGGAATATTTTCTTGTTTGGGATTGAGACTTGACTTAACTAGTGGTGGCTATAAGATTCTAAAGATTGAGGGAAATGAATCTAGTAATCACAAAGTGTCTGGTGAAATTTTCACGCTCAAAAGTGGTTTCTGGAGAAAAATTGATAAACATCCTCATGTCACTGGCAATAGGGTGTCCGGTATGGATTCTTTGGCATTTATACATGGGGCATTTCATTGGATtggtttttattcaaaaaattacTTTGTGGTTTCATTTAATATTTCCCATGAAGTGTACGGAGAGATATCATTGCCAGAGCAAATATGCTTTGTGAACACCAGAAATATTGGTATTTCTATATTGGAAGGAATGCTTTGTGCTTATTCTAATATGTGTCATGAGGGGGAACAACACTTTTAA